TTCGTCGCCCGGTGAGACGAGGCTCTATTTTCGGGGCCAAGGACGTGAACGCGGATATGAGCGCGACTTGGGTCGCGCGCTCTCCGCGACATCATCTCCTCCAAGAGCCATCACAGGACCGCTACGACAGCCGCTTCCCGAACCCGGCGGTCGGCGGTAACCAGTGTGTGCCCATGCACCCGCGCTGTGGCGGCGATGAGCCGATCGGCTGGATCGTTCGGGAACGAGTTCCCTAGCCTCACCGCATCCAGCGCGATGGCGCCCGTGATGGGGAGCACCTCGAGGCGAGCGTTGCTTTCGAGCTCCTCGAGAAACGCGGCCAATCCCTGAGGCACCGTGATCTTCCCGCGATCGGCGAGCATGGCGATTTCCCAGAGAGTGACGTCGGCGATGTGAAGCTTCTCGCTGCCGCGTTCGACGGCGGCCGCC
This sequence is a window from Candidatus Dormiibacterota bacterium. Protein-coding genes within it:
- a CDS encoding type II toxin-antitoxin system VapC family toxin is translated as MLLDTHIVLWWLEGGDRLNQAQRRAAAAVERGSEKLHIADVTLWEIAMLADRGKITVPQGLAAFLEELESNARLEVLPITGAIALDAVRLGNSFPNDPADRLIAATARVHGHTLVTADRRVREAAVVAVL